The proteins below are encoded in one region of Alistipes provencensis:
- the lpxA gene encoding acyl-ACP--UDP-N-acetylglucosamine O-acyltransferase, which produces MISNLAYIHPDAKIGANATVEPFAYIAGDVVIGDDCWIGPGAVIHDGARIGNRCRVHTAASVSCLPQDLKFAGEITTCEIGDDNDIREYVTISRGTASTGTTRIGSNNLLMAYTHVGHDCIIGSNCVIANRVSLAGEVHVGDWVVIGGHAAVHQWTHIGAHAMVQGGALLGQDLPPYVIVRNDTLRFAGINKIGLSRRGFTPERIAEIHDACRILFQSGLNYLNGCDEVEKQVPQSPERDALIEFIRSSKRGIIKPYESKSKEE; this is translated from the coding sequence ATGATAAGCAACCTTGCCTACATCCACCCCGACGCGAAGATCGGGGCCAATGCCACGGTGGAACCGTTCGCCTATATCGCCGGCGACGTCGTAATCGGCGACGACTGCTGGATCGGCCCCGGGGCCGTCATCCACGACGGCGCGCGCATCGGCAACCGCTGCCGGGTCCACACCGCCGCATCGGTCTCGTGCCTGCCGCAGGACCTGAAATTCGCCGGTGAGATCACGACCTGCGAGATCGGCGACGACAACGACATCCGCGAGTATGTGACGATCAGCCGCGGCACCGCGTCGACGGGCACCACACGCATCGGTTCGAACAACCTGCTGATGGCCTACACGCACGTCGGGCACGACTGCATCATCGGCAGCAACTGCGTGATCGCCAACCGTGTATCGCTGGCGGGCGAGGTTCACGTCGGCGACTGGGTGGTGATCGGAGGCCATGCCGCCGTGCACCAGTGGACCCACATCGGGGCCCACGCGATGGTTCAGGGCGGGGCGCTGCTGGGGCAGGACCTTCCGCCCTACGTCATCGTGCGCAACGACACGCTGCGCTTCGCGGGCATCAACAAGATCGGGCTTTCGCGCCGCGGCTTCACGCCCGAGCGCATCGCCGAAATCCACGACGCCTGCCGCATCCTCTTCCAGAGCGGCCTGAACTACCTGAACGGCTGCGACGAGGTCGAGAAACAGGTTCCGCAGAGCCCCGAGCGCGACGCGCTGATCGAATTCATCCGCTCGTCGAAGCGCGGGATCATCAAGCCCTACGAATCCAAATCGAAAGAGGAGTAA